In one Catenulispora sp. EB89 genomic region, the following are encoded:
- a CDS encoding fructose bisphosphate aldolase, which produces MDTAQFAVIRSTPGFFAALDQSGGSTPKALAEYGVAPDRYTNDAEMYDLVHAMRTRIVTNPAFDGTRVLAAILFEQTMTRAVDGLPTGQYLWEKKHVVPFLKVDKGLSDSEHGVRLMKPIDGVDDTLAEANRHGMFGTKMRSVIDDANPAGIQSIVDQQFDLAARIAAAGLVPIIEPEVSIASPRKAEAEELLREALERGVAAWRADTPVMLKLTIPTRVALYADLAADPRVLRVLALSGGYSRTEACELLARDPSMIASFSRALLEGLREDQSERDFTARLDASIAEIYRASTVKQPAT; this is translated from the coding sequence ATGGACACCGCCCAATTCGCCGTGATCCGCTCAACTCCGGGCTTCTTCGCGGCACTCGACCAAAGCGGCGGCAGCACGCCGAAAGCCCTGGCCGAGTACGGCGTGGCCCCCGACAGGTACACGAACGACGCGGAGATGTACGACCTGGTCCACGCGATGCGGACACGTATCGTAACCAACCCCGCCTTCGACGGGACGCGCGTCCTGGCCGCCATCCTCTTCGAGCAGACCATGACCCGTGCGGTCGACGGTCTCCCCACCGGGCAGTACCTGTGGGAGAAGAAGCACGTCGTGCCGTTCCTGAAGGTCGACAAGGGGCTGTCGGACTCCGAGCACGGTGTGCGGCTGATGAAGCCGATCGACGGCGTCGACGACACGCTCGCCGAGGCGAACCGGCATGGGATGTTCGGCACCAAGATGCGTTCCGTGATCGACGACGCGAACCCCGCCGGGATCCAGTCGATCGTCGACCAGCAGTTCGACCTCGCCGCACGAATCGCCGCCGCCGGGCTCGTCCCGATCATCGAGCCTGAGGTGAGCATCGCCAGCCCGCGCAAGGCGGAGGCTGAGGAGCTGCTGCGCGAGGCGCTGGAGCGGGGCGTCGCCGCGTGGCGGGCCGACACGCCGGTCATGCTGAAGCTGACCATCCCGACCAGGGTGGCTCTGTACGCGGACCTGGCCGCCGATCCCCGCGTGCTCCGGGTGTTGGCGCTGTCCGGCGGCTACTCGCGCACCGAGGCGTGCGAACTGCTCGCCCGGGACCCGAGCATGATCGCGAGCTTTTCGCGCGCGCTTCTGGAAGGACTCCGCGAGGATCAGAGCGAGCGGGACTTCACGGCTCGGCTGGACGCCTCGATCGCCGAGATCTACCGGGCCTCCACGGTGAAGCAGCCGGCCACCTAG
- a CDS encoding oleate hydratase, whose protein sequence is MDYTSGNYEAFARPRKPAGVDDKTAWFVGAGLASMAGAAFLIRDGQMPGGRITILERLKLPGGALDGIKEPKKGFVIRGGREMENHFECLWDLYRSIPSLEIDGASVLDEFYWLNKDDPNSSLQRATVEQGQDAHTDGLFTLSDRAQKEIVKVFLASREQMEGKRIDEVFGEDFLRSNFWLYWRTMFAFEEWHSALEMKLYLHRFIHHIGGLPDFSALKFTKYNQYESLVLPLYRWLLDQGVSFKFDTEVTDVDFAFDATTARKQASRIRWIAAGAEGGADLGENDLLFTTIGSLTENSDEGDQHTPARLNTGPAPAWDLWRRIAAKDPAFGRPDVFGAHIPETKWESATVTTLDARIPEYIQKICKRDPFSGKVVTGGIVTVKDSAWLLSWTVNRQPHFKQQPKDQIVVWVYSLFVDTPGDYVKKPMQDCTGAEITQEWLYHLGVPTADIPELAANAATCVPVMMPYVTAFFMPRQAGDRPDVVPEGAVNFAFIGQFAETTRDCIFTTEYSVRTGMEAVYRLLGIERGVPEVFNSTYDIRTLLAATSLLRDRAVVNLPGPAPLRNRLLKKLDSTEIGELLRESGLISED, encoded by the coding sequence ATGGACTACACCAGCGGCAACTACGAGGCGTTCGCCCGGCCCCGCAAGCCGGCCGGCGTCGACGACAAGACCGCCTGGTTCGTCGGGGCCGGTCTGGCCTCCATGGCCGGCGCGGCGTTCCTGATCCGGGACGGGCAGATGCCCGGCGGCCGGATCACGATCCTGGAGCGGCTCAAGCTGCCCGGCGGGGCCCTGGACGGCATCAAGGAGCCGAAGAAGGGCTTCGTGATCCGCGGCGGCCGGGAGATGGAGAACCACTTCGAGTGCCTGTGGGACCTGTACCGGTCCATCCCCTCGCTCGAGATCGACGGCGCCAGCGTGCTGGACGAGTTCTACTGGCTCAACAAGGACGACCCGAACTCCTCCCTGCAACGCGCGACCGTCGAGCAGGGCCAGGACGCGCACACCGACGGCCTGTTCACCTTGAGCGATCGCGCGCAGAAGGAGATCGTCAAGGTCTTCCTGGCGTCCCGGGAGCAGATGGAGGGCAAGCGCATCGACGAGGTCTTCGGCGAGGACTTCCTGCGCAGCAACTTCTGGCTGTACTGGCGCACCATGTTCGCGTTCGAGGAATGGCACTCGGCGCTGGAGATGAAGCTCTATCTGCACCGCTTCATCCACCACATCGGCGGCCTGCCCGACTTCTCCGCGCTGAAATTCACCAAGTACAACCAGTACGAGTCACTTGTCCTGCCGCTCTACCGATGGCTGCTGGACCAGGGTGTGTCGTTCAAGTTCGACACCGAGGTCACCGACGTCGACTTCGCGTTCGACGCCACGACCGCGCGCAAGCAGGCCTCGCGCATCCGCTGGATCGCCGCCGGCGCCGAGGGCGGAGCCGACCTGGGCGAGAACGACCTGCTGTTCACCACCATCGGCTCGCTCACCGAGAACTCCGACGAAGGCGACCAGCACACCCCGGCCCGCCTGAACACCGGCCCCGCCCCGGCATGGGATCTGTGGCGCAGGATCGCGGCCAAGGACCCGGCGTTCGGCCGCCCGGACGTGTTCGGCGCGCACATCCCCGAGACGAAGTGGGAGTCGGCCACCGTCACCACGCTCGACGCCCGGATCCCGGAGTACATCCAGAAGATCTGCAAGCGCGATCCGTTCAGCGGCAAGGTCGTCACCGGCGGCATCGTCACCGTGAAGGACTCCGCGTGGCTGCTGAGCTGGACGGTGAACCGGCAGCCGCACTTCAAGCAGCAGCCGAAGGACCAGATCGTCGTGTGGGTGTACTCGCTGTTCGTGGACACGCCCGGCGACTACGTGAAGAAGCCGATGCAGGACTGCACCGGCGCGGAGATCACGCAGGAATGGCTGTACCACCTGGGAGTCCCGACGGCGGACATCCCCGAACTCGCCGCGAACGCCGCGACCTGCGTCCCGGTGATGATGCCGTACGTGACCGCGTTCTTCATGCCACGCCAGGCCGGCGACCGGCCCGACGTCGTCCCGGAAGGCGCGGTGAACTTCGCTTTCATCGGGCAGTTCGCTGAGACGACCCGGGACTGCATCTTCACCACCGAGTACTCCGTCCGCACCGGCATGGAAGCCGTCTACCGACTGCTCGGCATCGAACGCGGGGTACCGGAGGTGTTCAACTCGACCTACGACATCCGCACGCTGCTGGCGGCCACCAGCCTGCTGCGCGATCGGGCGGTGGTGAACCTTCCGGGGCCCGCGCCGCTGCGCAACCGGTTGCTGAAGAAGCTGGACAGCACGGAGATCGGGGAGCTGCTCAGAGAGTCCGGACTGATCAGCGAGGATTGA
- a CDS encoding universal stress protein: MTIQTHPRPTAADATDAAHAQHSRGRLRIYLGAAPGVGKTYAMLAEGQRRRARGADVVIGLVEPHGRRLAAAMAEGLETVPRRTAVHAGATFTELDVEAVLARAPQVALVDELAHSNVPGSRNAKRRQDVEELLAAGIDVVATVNIQHLESLADVVEQITGVVQYERLPDAVARAAEQVELVDMAPEALRRRMVHGDVYPPDRVEAELTHFFRPGNLTALRELALLWVSDRVEEGLERYRADHAIAKPWETRERIAVALAGGPEGVALIRRAARIVTRTPGAELLAVHVVVDDGPASRESADLAEQRQLVEAAGGMWHEVVGEDVAARLAAFTRAYQVTQLVVGGSGAGRLSRVIAGPGVGSQVLRLADHVDVHLVARDQASGQPPRQRTPNGRRATRAEADAVKELALTAVRGGGVTELLEVVRDLLALDAISLLEPGRSIWAGEGLESSADNTPAWYVMAGAGDNPPEQPTAFTVSLGSEGLLLAAQCANLNPAGLRVLTSCSDLIAAALNGILRPGPLAEQPGSPIGLESEVYLRPVDLDEVVAAVLGDLEPGHGLGVTLVGDVPDAVADAALLTRALTGLAALALRRSPKDQAARISIHALDETVEITICDDGERMSQPDAEPSVRLARSLLDSMHCTLRVLCDDAGLTATAILPAAARTALKVGSGISR; encoded by the coding sequence ATGACGATCCAGACACATCCCCGTCCCACCGCGGCAGACGCGACAGACGCGGCGCACGCCCAGCACAGCCGCGGGCGCCTGCGCATCTACCTCGGTGCCGCGCCGGGTGTCGGGAAGACCTACGCGATGCTGGCCGAAGGGCAGCGGCGTCGGGCGCGGGGCGCCGACGTGGTGATCGGGCTGGTCGAGCCGCACGGCCGCAGGCTGGCCGCGGCGATGGCCGAGGGCCTGGAGACGGTGCCCCGGCGCACGGCGGTCCACGCCGGCGCCACGTTCACCGAACTGGACGTGGAAGCCGTGCTGGCCCGCGCACCGCAGGTGGCGCTGGTCGACGAACTCGCGCACAGCAACGTGCCCGGCAGCCGGAACGCCAAGCGCCGGCAGGACGTCGAGGAACTGCTCGCAGCCGGGATCGACGTGGTGGCCACCGTGAACATCCAGCACCTGGAGTCGCTGGCCGACGTCGTGGAGCAGATCACCGGCGTGGTGCAGTACGAGCGGCTGCCCGACGCCGTCGCGCGCGCCGCCGAACAGGTCGAGCTGGTCGACATGGCCCCCGAGGCGCTGCGGCGGCGCATGGTCCACGGCGACGTCTACCCGCCGGATCGCGTCGAGGCGGAGCTCACCCACTTCTTCCGGCCGGGGAACCTGACGGCGCTGCGCGAGCTGGCGCTGCTGTGGGTCTCCGACCGCGTCGAGGAGGGCCTGGAGCGGTACCGGGCGGACCACGCCATCGCCAAGCCCTGGGAGACCCGCGAGCGGATCGCCGTGGCGCTGGCCGGCGGGCCGGAGGGCGTTGCGCTCATTCGGCGGGCCGCACGGATCGTGACCCGTACCCCGGGTGCGGAGCTGCTGGCCGTGCACGTCGTCGTCGACGACGGCCCGGCGTCCCGGGAATCCGCGGACCTGGCGGAGCAGCGGCAGCTGGTCGAGGCCGCCGGCGGCATGTGGCACGAGGTCGTCGGGGAGGACGTGGCCGCCAGGTTGGCCGCGTTCACCCGGGCCTATCAGGTGACGCAGCTGGTCGTCGGTGGCAGCGGCGCCGGCAGGCTGTCACGGGTGATCGCCGGGCCGGGAGTGGGCTCTCAGGTGCTCCGGCTGGCAGACCACGTCGATGTGCACTTGGTCGCACGCGATCAGGCCTCCGGTCAGCCGCCCCGGCAGCGGACACCGAACGGCCGGCGCGCAACGCGGGCCGAGGCCGACGCGGTGAAGGAGCTGGCACTCACCGCGGTGCGCGGAGGCGGGGTGACCGAGCTGTTGGAGGTCGTCCGCGACCTGCTCGCGCTCGACGCGATCAGCCTGCTGGAACCAGGCCGGTCGATATGGGCCGGCGAGGGCCTGGAGTCTTCAGCCGACAACACGCCGGCGTGGTACGTCATGGCCGGCGCCGGAGACAACCCCCCGGAGCAGCCGACGGCTTTCACGGTGTCGCTGGGCTCGGAGGGCCTGCTGCTCGCCGCCCAGTGCGCGAACCTGAACCCGGCCGGCCTTCGGGTACTGACCTCGTGTTCGGATCTGATCGCCGCGGCGCTCAACGGCATCCTGCGCCCGGGCCCGCTCGCGGAGCAGCCCGGCTCGCCGATCGGACTCGAGTCGGAGGTGTACCTCCGGCCCGTCGACCTGGACGAAGTCGTCGCCGCGGTCCTGGGCGACCTGGAACCGGGCCACGGGCTCGGCGTAACCCTCGTCGGCGACGTGCCGGACGCGGTCGCCGATGCCGCGCTGCTCACCCGCGCCCTCACCGGGCTCGCCGCCCTGGCGCTCCGCCGCAGCCCGAAAGACCAGGCTGCTCGGATCAGCATCCACGCATTGGATGAAACGGTCGAGATCACGATCTGCGACGACGGCGAGCGGATGAGCCAGCCGGACGCCGAACCGTCGGTGCGGCTGGCGCGCTCCCTGCTCGACTCCATGCACTGCACCCTCCGGGTACTCTGCGACGATGCCGGACTCACCGCCACCGCGATCCTGCCGGCGGCGGCACGGACGGCGCTGAAGGTCGGCAGCGGAATCAGCCGCTGA
- a CDS encoding YbaB/EbfC family nucleoid-associated protein — translation MPPTDALDDAYERLRRVEQEALRAREALASVHGTARSRDRTLVVEVGPTGEIETLDFRSTGYRDMAPKELAALVLGTVRAAWADAQAQVEEQTRVLREEQARLLGSLDRG, via the coding sequence ATGCCGCCCACCGATGCCCTGGATGACGCTTACGAGCGCCTGCGCCGCGTCGAGCAGGAAGCGCTCAGAGCGCGGGAGGCGTTGGCCTCCGTCCACGGCACGGCACGCTCGCGCGACCGCACGCTCGTCGTCGAGGTCGGTCCGACCGGCGAGATCGAGACGCTGGACTTCCGGAGCACGGGGTACCGGGACATGGCACCGAAGGAGCTGGCCGCGTTGGTGCTCGGCACGGTGCGGGCGGCGTGGGCGGATGCGCAGGCTCAGGTCGAGGAGCAGACCAGGGTCCTGCGCGAGGAACAGGCCAGGCTGCTGGGCTCGCTCGATCGGGGCTGA
- a CDS encoding universal stress protein, whose amino-acid sequence MNRTVIVGYDQSPSGDRALAQAGREAAWRDTAVTVVTGYHTVAVASPMGYLPTDFQTAVKDAADKIAGDGVQWLRNRYPGMPVDAKIIAGPTADAIAEAARDADLLVLGNRGRGGFAGLLLGSVSMRTLTLASCPTLVVRGTPREPADTVVLALDIEDVGDPVVEFAFAEAALREARLRVVNVWDLGWAGSADPDSPDDLDTAKAQAVADIRKAMETQLNHWQAKYPDVRLAVEVADGTPSAVLTRATVDADLIVAGAHRRDDGRLGMRPGPIVHTLLHHADCPVVVVPRG is encoded by the coding sequence ATGAATCGCACCGTCATCGTCGGCTACGACCAGAGCCCGTCCGGCGACCGCGCGCTGGCTCAGGCTGGACGCGAAGCCGCCTGGCGCGACACAGCCGTCACCGTGGTCACCGGTTACCACACGGTCGCCGTCGCCTCGCCGATGGGCTACCTGCCGACGGACTTCCAGACCGCGGTGAAGGACGCCGCCGACAAGATCGCCGGCGACGGCGTGCAGTGGCTGCGGAACCGCTACCCGGGGATGCCGGTCGACGCGAAAATCATCGCCGGGCCCACCGCCGACGCCATCGCCGAGGCCGCGCGCGACGCCGACCTGCTGGTACTCGGCAACCGCGGCCGGGGCGGCTTCGCCGGCCTGCTGCTCGGCTCGGTGTCGATGCGCACCCTGACGCTGGCCTCGTGCCCGACTTTGGTGGTGCGCGGCACGCCCCGAGAGCCCGCCGACACGGTCGTCCTCGCACTCGACATCGAGGACGTCGGCGACCCGGTCGTCGAGTTCGCCTTCGCCGAGGCGGCACTGCGCGAGGCCAGGCTGAGGGTGGTCAACGTCTGGGACCTGGGCTGGGCAGGCTCCGCCGACCCAGACTCCCCCGACGACCTGGACACGGCCAAAGCCCAGGCGGTCGCAGACATCCGCAAGGCGATGGAGACCCAGCTGAACCACTGGCAGGCGAAGTACCCCGACGTCCGCCTGGCCGTCGAGGTCGCGGACGGCACGCCGAGCGCGGTGCTGACCCGCGCCACCGTGGACGCCGACCTGATCGTCGCCGGCGCGCACCGGCGCGACGACGGCCGTCTCGGGATGCGGCCCGGCCCGATCGTGCACACGCTGCTGCACCACGCGGACTGCCCGGTCGTCGTGGTCCCGCGCGGGTGA
- a CDS encoding SDR family NAD(P)-dependent oxidoreductase gives MSHKPVSSRTALVTGADGGLGLEIARQLTVQHAHVILHARTAELGEQAVRALVGGGAQARRLSVVTADFADLGQVGALARQVAAEHRNLDLLVNNAAVFGSQTRTLTADDHELTFQVNYLAPYLLTRLLWPLLTFSPGSRVVNVSSALHRGGRLHWGDVDSAKRYSAVAAYAQSKLALNLFTKAVAVRGGTDLVAASVHPGILATDMVRNYTREVGRPVAEGATAVLHLASAPVEDGGYYEGIAASSPNLLMNDKSSVDRLWKLSARLVGLAA, from the coding sequence ATGTCGCACAAGCCTGTTTCGTCCCGCACCGCCCTGGTCACCGGCGCCGACGGCGGCCTGGGTCTGGAGATCGCGCGGCAGCTCACCGTCCAGCACGCGCACGTCATCCTGCACGCACGCACCGCCGAGCTCGGCGAGCAGGCGGTGCGCGCCCTCGTCGGCGGTGGTGCGCAGGCCCGCCGGCTGTCCGTCGTGACGGCCGACTTCGCCGACCTCGGCCAGGTTGGCGCCCTGGCCCGGCAGGTCGCCGCCGAACACCGGAACCTCGACCTGCTGGTCAACAACGCGGCGGTCTTCGGATCGCAGACCCGCACCCTCACCGCCGACGACCACGAGCTCACCTTCCAGGTGAACTACCTCGCGCCGTACCTGCTGACCCGTCTGCTGTGGCCGCTGCTGACGTTCAGCCCCGGCAGCCGCGTGGTCAACGTCTCCTCCGCGCTGCACCGCGGCGGGCGGCTGCACTGGGGCGACGTGGACTCGGCCAAGCGCTACTCGGCGGTCGCCGCGTACGCGCAGTCCAAGCTGGCGCTGAACCTGTTCACCAAGGCCGTGGCCGTGCGCGGCGGTACCGATCTGGTCGCGGCCAGCGTGCACCCCGGCATCCTGGCCACCGACATGGTGCGCAACTACACGCGCGAGGTGGGACGTCCGGTGGCCGAGGGCGCGACCGCCGTGCTGCACCTGGCCAGCGCGCCGGTCGAGGACGGCGGCTACTACGAGGGGATCGCGGCGTCGTCGCCGAACCTGCTGATGAACGACAAGAGCTCGGTCGATCGGCTGTGGAAGCTCAGCGCGCGGCTGGTGGGGTTGGCCGCCTGA
- a CDS encoding T-complex 10 C-terminal domain-containing protein has translation MAEHVVPPGVQVLLEIVVGNQWPEGNEGDLRVLGANWRNAGTLVNGLVDGTRAGTAQVDAAIQAGTARGAIDAVLHGLTEGDQAYLPKLATVCTSLGDALENMALEIETLRIEIITQLVILAAEIAIDLALAPFTFGASEGAAVAETAATRVAVTVLIRKTIIKLIAHLAESEFNQVGLDFFAQFIEICQHRRSGFDTNELKTAAINGAVGGAVGFGMGGLGSLFKNSLGKGLGDHLPGFGEDRPTSWKEAGGFGAGVLFDGGWGAASGAAEASAQDAALGGSGDTTAGAMNGAFSGFKGAGHTALNPDDKLSLSAGHYLDTGLNHAWDKAFPTPQDDHSSTHTPDENFTSPPPDQAHSFGMPDGSTVTAFPDGSHTITYADGSSVHTQPDGPNVSSHPDGSHVVHNPDGSTVTTLPDGNSVVTLPDGSTRIFGPDEPNPLTAPGAWAASILDGTG, from the coding sequence GTGGCCGAACACGTGGTCCCGCCCGGCGTCCAGGTGCTGCTGGAGATCGTCGTCGGCAACCAGTGGCCGGAGGGCAACGAAGGCGACCTGCGCGTCCTGGGGGCGAACTGGCGGAACGCCGGAACCCTGGTCAACGGCCTGGTCGACGGCACCCGCGCGGGCACCGCGCAGGTCGACGCCGCCATCCAGGCCGGCACGGCGCGCGGCGCGATCGACGCCGTCCTGCACGGCCTGACCGAAGGCGACCAGGCGTACCTGCCGAAACTGGCCACGGTCTGCACCTCGCTCGGCGACGCGCTGGAGAACATGGCGCTGGAGATCGAGACCCTGCGGATCGAGATCATCACCCAGCTGGTGATCCTGGCCGCGGAGATCGCGATCGACCTGGCGCTGGCCCCGTTCACGTTCGGGGCGAGCGAGGGCGCGGCGGTCGCCGAGACCGCGGCCACCCGGGTGGCGGTCACCGTCCTGATCCGCAAGACCATCATCAAACTGATCGCGCACCTGGCGGAGTCCGAGTTCAACCAGGTCGGCCTGGACTTCTTCGCGCAGTTCATCGAGATCTGCCAGCACCGCCGCTCCGGCTTCGACACCAACGAGCTCAAGACCGCGGCGATCAACGGGGCGGTCGGCGGCGCCGTCGGCTTCGGGATGGGAGGCCTGGGGTCGCTGTTCAAGAACAGCCTGGGCAAGGGCCTCGGCGATCACCTGCCCGGCTTCGGGGAAGACCGGCCGACCAGCTGGAAGGAGGCCGGCGGCTTCGGCGCCGGCGTGCTGTTCGACGGCGGCTGGGGCGCGGCCTCCGGCGCGGCCGAGGCCTCCGCTCAGGACGCGGCCCTCGGCGGCTCCGGCGACACCACCGCCGGCGCGATGAACGGCGCCTTCTCCGGCTTCAAGGGCGCCGGGCACACCGCGCTCAACCCCGACGACAAGCTCTCCCTTTCAGCGGGACACTACCTCGACACCGGTCTGAACCACGCATGGGACAAGGCGTTCCCAACACCGCAGGACGACCACAGCAGCACCCACACGCCGGATGAGAACTTCACCTCCCCGCCACCGGATCAGGCCCACAGCTTCGGCATGCCGGACGGCTCCACGGTGACGGCATTCCCCGACGGCTCCCACACCATCACCTACGCCGACGGCTCAAGCGTCCACACCCAGCCCGACGGCCCGAACGTCTCCTCACACCCCGACGGCTCCCACGTGGTCCACAACCCCGACGGCTCCACCGTCACCACACTGCCCGACGGCAACAGCGTGGTGACCCTGCCCGACGGCTCGACCAGGATCTTCGGGCCCGACGAGCCCAACCCGCTCACCGCGCCGGGGGCATGGGCCGCGTCGATCCTGGACGGGACGGGCTGA
- the kdpA gene encoding potassium-transporting ATPase subunit KdpA has product MSVYGWLQIVFLIAVLVAVHVPLGDYMARAYTSGKHWRIEKAIYRTCGVNPDGEQDGRRYLSALMAFTLIGIAALFALFMLQNRLPWDHGHPGLPWQLALNTSVSFTTNTSWQNYAGESTMGHLSVMAGLGVQAFASAAVGLCVGLALIRGLTRHSTRDLGNFWVDLVRSIVRILLPLSIVAGLVLIALGVEQNLNGTQLSNTLTGGAGSQKLIGGPIGSWEPIKLMSGDGGGFFNANSAHPFENPNAWSNTIEILLMLLIPVAFIRTFGRLIGSVKHSWTLLTVVGILFGLLVLGANLAQSAHSGTVAQAVGGNVEGTEVRFGTPGSTLFGVAATGSADGAANASYDSFSSLGGGTLMAAMMLGEIAPGGTGSGLYGLIMIVLIAVFVGGLMIGRTPEYLGKRIGISEMRYVVCYALVAPTLILAASAVAIALPAGRAPMGNPGAHGLSEIVYAATSTTQSNGSSFGGLSGDTPFYNLGMCVTMFVGRYLPMAFVLALAGRLAEQKPVAVTTGTLRASGLNFVALATGAAMLLALLNFLPALSLGPLADGLH; this is encoded by the coding sequence ATGAGCGTCTACGGCTGGCTCCAGATCGTCTTCCTGATCGCGGTGTTGGTGGCGGTCCACGTCCCGCTCGGCGACTACATGGCCCGCGCCTACACCAGCGGCAAGCACTGGCGCATTGAGAAGGCGATCTACCGGACCTGCGGCGTCAACCCCGACGGCGAGCAGGACGGACGCCGGTACCTCAGTGCCCTGATGGCCTTCACCCTCATCGGGATCGCGGCGCTGTTCGCGTTGTTCATGCTGCAGAACCGGTTGCCCTGGGACCACGGGCACCCCGGACTGCCCTGGCAGCTCGCGCTGAACACCTCGGTCAGCTTCACCACCAACACCAGCTGGCAGAACTACGCCGGCGAGTCCACGATGGGCCACCTGTCGGTGATGGCCGGCCTGGGCGTGCAGGCGTTCGCCTCGGCGGCGGTCGGACTGTGTGTCGGGCTGGCGCTGATCCGGGGCCTGACCAGGCACAGCACCCGGGACCTCGGCAACTTCTGGGTGGACCTGGTCCGCTCGATCGTCAGGATCCTGCTTCCGCTGTCGATCGTCGCGGGCCTGGTCCTGATCGCGCTCGGCGTCGAGCAGAACCTCAACGGGACGCAGCTGTCGAACACCCTGACCGGCGGCGCGGGCTCGCAGAAGCTCATCGGCGGCCCGATCGGTTCCTGGGAGCCGATCAAGCTGATGTCCGGGGACGGCGGCGGGTTCTTCAACGCCAACTCCGCGCACCCCTTCGAGAACCCGAACGCGTGGAGCAACACGATCGAGATCCTGCTGATGCTGCTGATCCCGGTCGCGTTCATCCGCACCTTCGGCCGCCTGATCGGCTCGGTGAAGCACAGCTGGACCCTGCTGACCGTGGTCGGGATCCTGTTCGGCCTGCTGGTGCTCGGCGCCAACCTGGCACAGAGCGCCCACAGCGGCACCGTGGCCCAGGCCGTCGGCGGCAACGTCGAGGGAACCGAGGTCCGCTTCGGCACACCGGGCTCGACGCTGTTCGGCGTCGCGGCCACCGGATCGGCCGACGGCGCGGCGAACGCCTCCTACGACAGCTTCTCCTCCCTCGGCGGCGGGACGCTGATGGCGGCGATGATGCTCGGCGAGATCGCACCCGGCGGCACCGGATCGGGGCTGTACGGCCTGATCATGATCGTGCTGATAGCGGTGTTCGTCGGCGGCCTGATGATCGGCCGCACGCCGGAGTACCTGGGCAAGCGGATCGGCATCAGCGAGATGCGGTACGTCGTGTGCTACGCGCTGGTCGCCCCGACGCTGATCCTCGCGGCCTCGGCCGTGGCGATCGCGCTGCCGGCCGGCCGGGCCCCGATGGGCAACCCCGGCGCGCACGGTCTGTCGGAGATCGTGTACGCGGCCACCAGCACGACGCAGAGCAACGGCAGTTCGTTCGGCGGCCTGTCCGGCGACACGCCGTTCTACAACCTGGGGATGTGCGTGACGATGTTCGTCGGCCGCTACCTGCCGATGGCGTTCGTGCTGGCGCTGGCCGGGCGGTTGGCCGAGCAGAAGCCGGTCGCGGTGACCACCGGGACGCTTCGGGCCTCCGGGCTCAACTTCGTCGCGCTGGCTACGGGCGCGGCGATGCTGTTGGCGCTGCTCAATTTCCTGCCCGCGCTCTCCCTGGGGCCGCTGGCCGACGGACTGCACTGA